A window from Fragaria vesca subsp. vesca linkage group LG5, FraVesHawaii_1.0, whole genome shotgun sequence encodes these proteins:
- the LOC101303124 gene encoding phosphopantothenoylcysteine decarboxylase-like, giving the protein MACSESGGEEREPTQANAATRKPRILLAASGSVAAIKFGNLCHSFCEWAEVRAIATKASLHFIDRAALPKDVILYTDEDEWSSWNKIGDSVLHIELRRWADVMVIAPLSANTLAKIAGGLCDNLLTCVVRAWDYNKPLFVAPAMNTLMWKNPFTERHLMSIDELGVSLIPPVSKRLACGDYGNGAMAEPSVIYSTVRLFYETRAQQGGNIVQSAGL; this is encoded by the exons ATGGCTTGCTCTGAATCTGGCGGAGAAGAAAGGGAACCAACACAAGCCAATGCTGCGACGAGGAAGCCACGGATTCTACTGGCTGCTAGTGGAAGTGTAGCTGCCATAAAGTTTGGTAACCTCTGTCATTCTTTTTGTGAATGGGCTGAAGTAAGGGCTATTGCCACGAAAGCATCTTTGCATTTCATCGATAGGGCAGCACTTCCCAAGGATGTAATTCTTTACACGGATGAAGACGAATGGTCCAGTTGGAACAAAATAGGTGATAGTGTGCTTCATATTGAGCTACGTCGTTGGGCTGATGTCATGGTTATTGCCCCATTGTCAGCAAACACCCTAGCCAAG ATTGCTGGCGGTTTATGTGACAACCTACTCACTTGTGTTGTGCGAGCATGGGACTACAACAAGCCTTTGTTTGTTGCACCAGCCATGAACACCTTGATGTGGAAGAACCCCTTCACTGAACGACATCTCATGTCCATTGATGAACTCGGAGTTTCACTCATCCCACCCGTCTCGAAGAGGCTGGCTTGTGGGGATTACGGGAATGGTGCAATGGCTGAGCCATCTGTTATATATTCTACCGTAAGACTATTCTATGAAACACGAGCTCAACAAGGTGGCAATATTGTTCAGTCAGCAGGGTTGTAA
- the LOC101297353 gene encoding GDSL esterase/lipase At3g48460-like codes for MASISFIAITTIFIFILASSSCYASTPSTKTTSHPFKKIYAFGDSFTDTGNTRSLSGPSGFGNVGNPPYGITFFHRPTNRYSDGRLVIDFIAESLSLPYLQPYRNIVSNASRSDASHGVNFAVAGSTAINHDFFVKNNLTLDITPQSIMSQLNWFNKFLETQGSKAASFDDALFWVGEIGVNDYAYTLGSTIPGDTIQKLGISSVTSFLQALLKKGAKYVVVQGLPTSGCLPLAMTLASEDDRDSIGCVKSVNNQSYSHNLVLQAKLQDLRKQFPHAVITYADYWNAYYSVMKNPSQYGFKESFKACCGSGDPYNFNVFATCGAPSVSACSKPSQYINWDGVHLTEAMYKVITDMFVSGKETHPPCSYLLDMRHG; via the exons ATGGCTTCAATATCTTTCATTGCCATCACCACCATCTTCATCTTCATCCTCGCCTCTTCTTCTTGTTATGCCTCTACTCCTTCAACCAAGACAACCTCACATCCCTTCAAGAAAATCTATGCCTTTGGTGACTCCTTCACTGACACAGGCAACACAAGATCTCTCTCTGGCCCTAGTGGCTTTGGCAATGTTGGAAACCCCCCATATGGCATCACCTTCTTCCACCGCCCAACGAATCGATACTCGGACGGGCGGTTAGTCATAGACTTCATAGCTGAATCGCTGTCCTTGCCTTACTTGCAACCCTACAGAAACATAGTGAGCAATGCTTCTAGGTCTGATGCTTCTCATGGGGTCAACTTTGCTGTTGCTGGCTCCACTGCTATTAACCATGACTTCTTTGTCAAGAACAACCTTACACTTGATATCACTCCTCAGTCTATCATGAGTCAGCTGAACTGGTTCAACAAGTTCTTGGAGACTCAGGGCAGCAAAGCAGCAAGTTTTGATGATGCACTTTTTTGGGTCGGTGAGATTGGGGTCAATGACTATGCTTACACTCTTGGATCTACTATACCAGGTGATACCATCCAAAAGCTTGGGATCAGTAGTGTCACTAGTTTTCTGCAG GCATTGTTAAAGAAGGGTGCAAAGTATGTGGTTGTGCAAGGTCTGCCGACTTCGGGGTGCTTGCCATTGGCAATGACCTTAGCTTCTGAAGACGATAGAGACAGCATAGGATGTGTGAAGAGTGTGAACAACCAAAGCTACAGTCACAACCTTGTCCTCCAGGCCAAGTTGCAAGATCTCAGGAAACAGTTTCCTCATGCAGTAATCACCTATGCTGACTACTGGAATGCCTATTACAGTGTCATGAAGAATCCGAGCCAATACGGCTTCAAGGAGAGCTTCAAGGCCTGCTGTGGCTCCGGTGATCCCTACAACTTCAATGTATTCGCCACTTGCGGCGCCCCTTCTGTTAGTGCCTGCTCGAAACCAAGCCAATACATAAATTGGGATGGAGTTCATCTCACTGAAGCCATGTACAAGGTGATTACTGATATGTTTGTGAGCGGCAAAGAGACTCACCCTCCATGTAGTTACTTGTTGGACATGCGTCATGGATGA